From one Ctenopharyngodon idella isolate HZGC_01 chromosome 15, HZGC01, whole genome shotgun sequence genomic stretch:
- the LOC127495761 gene encoding gastrula zinc finger protein XlCGF7.1-like, with translation MEFIKEEIEDMSDPEPSRIKQEETEEQIDQMEVKEQNQKLNEVKKEHDFKAQKSFSWLNSFSQHQKTHNKVRDYVCLDCGKSFTAAANLRQHKRIHTGEKPYKCSYCDKSFTQSGSLKLHERAHTGEKPYNCTLCIKSFKCKINLKYHHLRVHSEEKPFNCDQCGKDFKMSSNLKKHLIVHTNERPYACSFCGETYSRLEHCKRHQKTHTGEKDHVCLDCGKSFITVDHLKLHQRIHTGEKPYKCSYCDKSFTQSGHLKEHQPVHTGEKLYCTQCEKSFRHSKSLLRHMKKYHKPSQ, from the exons atggagtttattaaagaggagattgaagacatgagtgatccagaaccatccagaataaaacaAGAAGAAACTGAGGAACAAATAG acCAAATGGAAGTGAAGGAGCAAAACCAGAAACTGAATGAAGTAAAAAAGGAACATGACTTCAAAGCTCAAAAGAGTTTTTCATGGTTGAACAGTTTTTCACAgcaccagaaaacacataatAAAGTGAGAGATTATGTGTGTTTggactgtgggaagagctttactgCGGCTGCCAATCTGAGACAGCACaaaagaattcatactggagaaaaaccttacaagtgctcatattgtgacaagagtttcactcaGTCTGGATCCCTGAAATTACACGAGCGAgctcatactggagagaagccgtacaaCTGTACTCTGTGTATAAAGAGTTTCAAATGTAAAATCAATCTCAAGTATCATCATCTGCGCGTTCACTCTGAAGAAAAgccatttaactgtgatcagtgtggtaaagatTTCAAAATGTCATCAAATCTAAAAAAACACCTGATAGTTCATACAAACGAGAGGCCTTATGCATGTTCATTTTGTGGAGAGACTTATTCACGGCTGGAACATTGTAAACGgcaccagaaaacacacacCGGTGAGAAAGATCATGTGTGTTTGGACTGCGGGAAGAGCTTTATTACAGTTGACCATCTGAAACTGCAccagagaattcacactggagaaaaaccttacaagtgctcatattgtgacaagagtttcactcaGTCGGGACACCTGAAAGAACATCAGccagttcatactggagagaagttGTACTGTACTCAATGTGAGAAGAGTTTTAGACATTCAAAAAGCCTTCTCAGGCACATGAAGAAATATCATAAGCCGTCACAGTGA